A single genomic interval of Roseomonas aeriglobus harbors:
- a CDS encoding PhoX family phosphatase gives MTSFDFGYSDGDVDTNRSSGETLSDMIDRRYSRRDALRGGASAAAMAVFGGAALAACGEDKIGASDPRPTISVGQSSQTSSGSRVTLTATATDNGTIAATSFTQVSGPAVTLSSTTGLTTSFIAPGVTTTTPIVIRFSATDDKGGTTTADTTINIQPATLSFAAVAKNRNDVVTVPAGYSVSVLYRTGDPISGATAAYRNDGTDTGFSTRAGDQHDALHWFGLTATGAGRDDASSTRGLLVMNHENIVQVYLHPAGPTSAGGARPEAEALKEIEAHGVSIVEVTQASSGAWSYVQSGSLNRRITPNTPTSFSGPARGNALLFTAYSPTGVAGRGTINNCANGYTPWGTSLTCEENWAGYFRRPTGTDNARRSAKEVTALARYGVTSSSGNYGWATVTPSDAANTLYRRWDAQATGASATADFRNEPNQFGWVLDIDPYDPTATPRKRTALGRMNHEGCWPGAFVAGRKPAWYMGDDARNEYLYKFVSATAWSAADASATDRLATGDKYLDTGTLYVAKFNADGSGQWLPLVFGQNGLTASNTLYPFADQADVLTHCRLAADSVGATKMDRPEWTAVNPVTGEMYLTLTNNSGRTSTNTDPANPRSYQDAPNLSYANHNGHILRLRESGDTTEATAFRWDIYAFGAGSDLNAQNINLSNLDASNDFSSPDGLWFGRASNASGQGNPLLWIQTDDGAFTDQTNNQMLAAIPGTVGDGAARTVTNFNAAGASTTTTTFVGKTPGTSLKRFLVGPVQCEITGVDSTPDGRTLFVNIQHPGEDGTLTNITSNWPASQSGSAPGNRPRSATVVIQRTDGGIVGL, from the coding sequence ATGACTTCGTTCGATTTCGGCTACAGCGACGGCGACGTCGACACCAACCGCAGCAGTGGCGAGACGCTCAGCGACATGATCGACCGGCGCTATTCGCGACGCGATGCGCTGCGGGGCGGTGCGTCAGCGGCGGCGATGGCGGTGTTCGGCGGCGCGGCGTTGGCGGCGTGCGGCGAAGACAAGATCGGCGCGAGCGATCCGCGCCCGACGATCAGCGTCGGCCAGAGCAGCCAGACCTCGAGCGGCAGCCGCGTCACGCTGACCGCGACCGCCACCGACAACGGCACGATCGCTGCGACCAGCTTCACCCAGGTCAGCGGCCCGGCCGTTACCCTCTCGTCGACGACGGGTCTCACGACCAGCTTCATCGCGCCGGGCGTCACGACGACGACGCCGATCGTCATCCGCTTCAGCGCGACCGACGACAAGGGCGGTACGACGACCGCCGACACCACGATCAACATCCAGCCCGCCACGCTCAGCTTCGCTGCGGTCGCCAAGAACAGGAACGACGTCGTGACCGTGCCCGCGGGCTACAGCGTCAGCGTGCTCTACCGTACCGGCGACCCGATCTCGGGCGCGACCGCGGCGTACCGGAACGACGGCACCGACACGGGCTTTTCGACCCGTGCGGGCGACCAGCATGACGCGCTCCACTGGTTCGGCCTGACCGCCACCGGCGCAGGACGCGACGATGCCAGCAGCACGCGCGGGCTGCTGGTGATGAATCACGAGAATATCGTCCAGGTCTACCTCCACCCCGCCGGCCCGACGTCGGCGGGTGGTGCGCGCCCCGAGGCCGAGGCGCTGAAGGAGATCGAGGCGCACGGCGTCAGCATCGTCGAAGTGACGCAAGCGTCGTCCGGCGCCTGGAGCTATGTCCAGTCGGGCAGCCTCAACCGCCGCATCACGCCGAACACGCCGACCAGCTTCTCGGGCCCGGCACGCGGCAACGCGCTGTTGTTCACCGCCTATTCGCCGACCGGCGTCGCGGGCCGGGGGACGATCAACAATTGTGCGAACGGCTATACGCCCTGGGGCACGTCGCTGACCTGCGAGGAAAATTGGGCCGGCTATTTCCGCCGCCCGACCGGCACCGACAATGCGCGGCGCAGCGCGAAGGAAGTGACGGCGCTTGCCCGCTACGGCGTCACCTCGTCATCGGGAAATTACGGCTGGGCGACGGTCACGCCGTCGGATGCGGCGAACACGCTCTACCGTCGCTGGGACGCACAGGCGACCGGGGCCTCGGCAACCGCGGATTTCCGCAACGAACCGAACCAGTTCGGCTGGGTACTTGACATCGATCCCTATGATCCGACCGCGACCCCGCGCAAGCGCACCGCGCTCGGCCGCATGAACCATGAAGGCTGCTGGCCGGGCGCCTTCGTCGCGGGTCGCAAACCTGCCTGGTACATGGGCGACGACGCACGCAACGAATATCTCTACAAATTCGTATCGGCGACGGCATGGAGCGCTGCCGACGCCAGCGCGACCGACCGACTCGCGACCGGCGACAAATATCTCGATACCGGCACGCTGTACGTCGCGAAGTTCAACGCCGACGGGTCGGGTCAGTGGCTGCCGCTGGTGTTTGGCCAGAACGGGCTGACGGCGTCGAACACGCTCTACCCCTTCGCCGACCAGGCCGACGTGCTGACCCATTGCCGCCTGGCCGCGGACAGCGTCGGCGCAACCAAGATGGACCGGCCGGAATGGACCGCGGTCAATCCGGTCACGGGCGAGATGTACCTGACGCTGACCAACAATTCGGGTCGTACCAGCACGAACACCGATCCGGCGAACCCGCGGTCGTATCAGGACGCGCCGAACCTGAGCTACGCCAACCACAATGGCCACATCCTGCGCCTGCGCGAAAGCGGTGACACGACCGAAGCGACCGCCTTCCGCTGGGACATCTACGCGTTCGGTGCCGGATCGGATCTGAACGCGCAGAACATCAACCTGTCGAACCTCGACGCCTCGAACGACTTCTCCTCGCCCGACGGGCTGTGGTTCGGCCGCGCCTCGAACGCCTCGGGCCAAGGCAATCCTCTACTGTGGATCCAGACCGACGACGGTGCCTTCACCGACCAGACGAACAACCAGATGCTCGCGGCCATCCCCGGCACGGTCGGCGACGGCGCGGCGCGGACGGTGACGAATTTCAATGCAGCCGGGGCCAGCACCACGACGACGACCTTCGTCGGCAAGACACCGGGCACAAGCCTGAAGCGTTTCCTGGTCGGCCCGGTTCAGTGCGAGATCACCGGCGTCGATTCGACGCCCGATGGCCGCACGCTGTTCGTCAACATCCAGCACCCGGGCGAGGACGGCACGCTGACCAACATCACCAGCAACTGGCCGGCCAGCCAGTCGGGCAGCGCCCCGGGCAATCGCCCGCGTTCGGCAACGGTCGTCATCCAGCGCACCGATGGCGGGATCGTCGGGCTCTGA
- a CDS encoding type II toxin-antitoxin system HicB family antitoxin has protein sequence MVLYPAIIERADDGYSVFFPDVPGCVSAGATVQEAAMNAEEALAGHLIVAAEYGDTIADPTPLDTLAVDPEVTEVARILVRAERPGRSVRLNITLDEGLVAAIDRVAKNRSGFLADAARHELAARRIG, from the coding sequence ATGGTACTTTATCCTGCCATCATCGAGCGCGCGGACGATGGCTACAGCGTGTTCTTTCCCGACGTCCCCGGCTGCGTGTCCGCAGGCGCCACCGTGCAGGAGGCGGCGATGAACGCTGAGGAAGCCTTGGCCGGCCATTTGATCGTCGCAGCCGAATATGGCGACACGATCGCCGATCCGACACCGCTCGATACGCTCGCAGTCGATCCGGAGGTGACCGAGGTCGCCCGAATACTGGTGCGTGCCGAGCGGCCGGGCCGATCGGTGCGTTTGAACATCACGCTCGACGAAGGACTGGTTGCCGCGATCGACCGCGTTGCCAAGAATCGTTCGGGCTTTCTCGCCGACGCTGCACGACACGAACTTGCCGCGCGGCGGATCGGCTGA
- a CDS encoding DUF839 domain-containing protein, whose product MTDPTRTAPTLGDLIARRYSRRDALRGSATTAATVMVGGSLLAACGSGSSGSSDPVPTVTATASPATAAPGTRVTITGTATDNGSVASTTFNQVSGPPVSLSATTGLTTSFIVPGGAASSTIIIRFTANDNAGQASSIDVNITASANTLTFTSVDKNRNDRVTIPAGYTVTTLIATGDPIASGVSAYSNTGADTDFTNRFGDNGAGFLYFGLVASGTGIDVSNSARGLLATNHEGITQAYLHPNGPTAPGGVRPTAEVVKETEAHGLSVVEVAANASNVWAPVTASAYNRRVTPSSAVVFNGPVRGNALLQTAFSADGTAGRGTIGNSALTTTGWGTALTSEEKWARYFRRPSADNARRTAKQVYALNRYGVTASAGLYGWETAAAAGSLYARWDAQATGAGATADYRNEPNQFGWVVEMDPYDKAATVRKRTALGRFAHSGVQQFLVSAGIKPTVYMADAGQNEYLYKFVSSTVFAVADASATDRMAIGDKYLDTGTLYVAKFAADGTGTWVPLTFGTGGLDAANATFAFTDQADVLTHARIAGDILAATPLDRASWIANSAATGELLIAMNGNDARTGANTNPASPRAYVDAPSTQVGNRNGHIVRLRETGTLPDATTFTWDIYAFAAGADLDATNVNISGLAATNDFSGPEGLRFARPSSPAGTGTPLMFIQTDDTAYRDVTNNQMLVALGTGAVGDGGTAAAKTITNTGGTTQATRIGATLSANTLKRFLVGPNEAAVTGVDTSPDGRTLFVNIQHPGENGTATAPTSNWPANQTAASTARPRSATIVITRTDGGVVGL is encoded by the coding sequence ATGACCGATCCGACCCGCACCGCCCCGACCCTCGGCGATCTGATCGCGCGGCGCTATTCCCGGCGCGACGCGCTGCGCGGATCGGCGACGACCGCTGCGACCGTGATGGTCGGCGGCTCGCTGCTCGCCGCTTGCGGCAGCGGGTCGAGCGGCAGCAGCGATCCGGTACCGACCGTGACTGCGACCGCATCGCCGGCGACCGCGGCACCGGGCACCCGGGTGACCATCACCGGCACGGCAACCGACAACGGTTCGGTCGCCTCGACCACCTTCAACCAGGTCAGTGGCCCGCCGGTCAGCCTGTCGGCGACGACCGGGCTGACCACCAGCTTCATCGTACCCGGCGGGGCGGCGTCTAGCACGATCATCATCCGCTTCACCGCCAACGACAACGCCGGCCAGGCCAGTTCGATCGACGTCAACATCACCGCGTCGGCCAACACGCTGACCTTCACCTCGGTCGACAAGAATCGCAACGACCGCGTGACGATCCCCGCAGGCTATACCGTCACCACGCTGATCGCGACCGGCGACCCGATCGCCAGCGGCGTGTCGGCGTACAGCAATACCGGCGCGGACACCGACTTCACCAACCGTTTCGGCGACAACGGTGCAGGTTTCCTGTATTTCGGTCTGGTCGCCAGCGGCACCGGCATCGACGTGTCGAACAGCGCGCGCGGCCTGCTGGCGACAAACCATGAAGGCATCACCCAGGCATACCTCCACCCGAACGGCCCGACCGCGCCGGGCGGCGTCCGCCCGACCGCCGAAGTCGTCAAGGAAACCGAAGCTCATGGCCTGAGCGTCGTCGAAGTCGCCGCGAACGCCAGCAACGTCTGGGCCCCGGTGACCGCAAGCGCGTACAACCGCCGCGTCACCCCGTCGTCGGCGGTGGTCTTCAACGGCCCGGTGCGCGGCAACGCGCTGCTCCAGACCGCGTTCTCGGCCGACGGCACGGCGGGTCGGGGAACGATCGGCAATTCCGCCCTCACCACCACCGGCTGGGGCACCGCGCTGACCAGCGAAGAGAAATGGGCTCGCTATTTCCGCCGCCCGTCGGCCGACAATGCGCGGCGCACGGCCAAGCAGGTCTATGCGCTCAACCGCTACGGCGTGACCGCGTCGGCTGGCCTGTACGGCTGGGAAACCGCAGCGGCCGCTGGCAGCCTCTATGCCCGCTGGGATGCCCAGGCGACCGGTGCCGGCGCCACCGCCGACTATCGCAACGAGCCCAACCAGTTCGGCTGGGTCGTCGAGATGGACCCCTATGACAAGGCCGCCACCGTCCGGAAGCGCACGGCGCTCGGCCGCTTCGCGCACTCGGGCGTACAGCAGTTCCTGGTTTCCGCCGGAATCAAGCCGACCGTCTACATGGCGGACGCCGGGCAGAACGAATATCTCTACAAGTTCGTGTCGAGCACCGTCTTTGCAGTGGCGGATGCGTCCGCAACCGACCGCATGGCGATCGGCGACAAATATCTCGACACCGGAACGCTTTATGTCGCGAAGTTTGCAGCGGACGGCACCGGTACCTGGGTTCCCCTGACGTTCGGTACGGGCGGGCTCGACGCGGCCAACGCGACCTTCGCTTTCACCGACCAGGCGGATGTGCTGACCCATGCGCGAATCGCGGGCGACATTTTGGCGGCGACTCCGCTCGACCGTGCGTCGTGGATCGCAAACAGCGCGGCCACCGGCGAGTTGCTGATCGCGATGAACGGCAACGACGCGCGGACGGGGGCGAACACCAATCCGGCGTCGCCGCGTGCCTATGTCGATGCGCCGAGCACGCAGGTCGGCAATCGCAACGGTCATATCGTCCGCCTGCGCGAGACGGGCACCCTGCCCGATGCGACGACCTTCACCTGGGATATCTACGCATTCGCCGCGGGTGCCGATCTCGACGCGACGAACGTCAACATCTCGGGGCTCGCCGCGACCAACGACTTCTCGGGTCCGGAAGGTTTGCGCTTCGCCCGTCCGAGCAGCCCGGCTGGCACCGGTACCCCGCTGATGTTCATCCAGACCGACGATACCGCCTATCGCGACGTGACCAACAACCAGATGCTGGTGGCGCTCGGTACCGGCGCGGTCGGCGACGGCGGCACCGCCGCGGCCAAGACGATCACGAACACCGGCGGCACCACCCAGGCCACGCGCATCGGCGCGACGCTGAGCGCGAATACGCTGAAGCGTTTCCTGGTTGGTCCGAACGAGGCCGCGGTGACGGGCGTCGATACCTCGCCCGACGGCCGCACCTTGTTCGTCAACATCCAGCATCCGGGTGAAAACGGCACCGCGACGGCCCCGACCAGCAACTGGCCGGCGAACCAGACCGCCGCATCGACCGCGCGGCCCCGCTCGGCGACGATCGTCATCACCCGCACCGATGGCGGTGTAGTCGGGCTGTAA
- a CDS encoding histidine kinase produces MPTTAPLPSSDRFMRRVSAVTILLFWLAQFSLLTVQRWVFGAADDARFHATRLVVTGVGIVLSFAILAFHIATRGRPLSRRLLFAVFAAIAGSAIHAFANFWIFRATMPAEVVGNAGLLSHLLAMLQWFSTYAAMSGLLLAIVYSGEVRDYERGVARLQREAHEAHLRALRYQLNPHFMFNTLNSIASLIGAGRVEHAEHMVENLSDFLRAGLALDPHEDIALAEEIELQSTYLAIEAVRFPNRLVVEIDVPDDVQDARVPSLIIQPLVENAVRHAVSMSTRPVKLTVTAAREGDRLRLSVRDSGGNAGNRRAPPGTGVGLANVAERLMTRYGEDCGFTAGPLAEGGFQVSFAIPFTESHR; encoded by the coding sequence ATGCCGACGACCGCACCCTTGCCATCTAGCGACCGCTTCATGCGGCGGGTGTCGGCCGTCACGATCCTGCTGTTCTGGCTCGCCCAGTTTTCGCTGCTGACCGTCCAGCGCTGGGTGTTCGGCGCGGCGGACGACGCGCGGTTCCATGCCACGCGACTGGTCGTGACCGGGGTCGGCATCGTGCTGTCGTTTGCGATCCTCGCCTTTCACATCGCCACGCGCGGGCGCCCGTTGTCGCGGCGCCTGCTGTTCGCGGTGTTCGCGGCGATCGCGGGATCGGCGATCCATGCCTTTGCCAATTTCTGGATCTTCCGGGCGACGATGCCGGCGGAGGTCGTGGGGAACGCCGGCCTGCTCTCGCACCTGCTCGCGATGCTGCAATGGTTCTCGACCTATGCCGCGATGTCGGGGCTGTTGCTGGCGATCGTCTATTCGGGCGAGGTGCGCGATTACGAACGCGGCGTGGCACGGTTGCAGCGCGAGGCGCACGAGGCGCATCTGCGCGCGCTGAGGTACCAGCTCAATCCGCATTTCATGTTCAACACGCTGAATTCCATCGCCTCGCTGATCGGCGCGGGCCGGGTCGAACATGCTGAGCATATGGTCGAGAATCTGTCGGACTTCCTGCGTGCCGGCCTGGCGCTCGACCCGCATGAGGACATTGCGCTGGCCGAGGAGATCGAGCTGCAATCGACCTATCTTGCGATCGAGGCGGTACGCTTTCCCAATCGGCTGGTGGTCGAAATCGACGTGCCCGATGACGTCCAGGACGCGCGGGTGCCCAGCCTGATCATCCAGCCGCTCGTCGAAAATGCCGTCCGCCATGCGGTGTCGATGTCGACGCGACCGGTGAAGCTGACCGTGACCGCCGCGCGCGAGGGCGATCGGTTGCGCCTGAGCGTCCGCGATTCGGGCGGCAATGCCGGCAACCGCCGCGCCCCGCCGGGCACCGGTGTCGGCCTGGCCAATGTCGCCGAACGATTGATGACCCGCTATGGCGAGGATTGCGGCTTCACCGCGGGCCCGCTGGCCGAAGGCGGCTTCCAGGTCAGCTTCGCCATTCCCTTCACCGAGTCCCATCGATGA
- a CDS encoding winged helix-turn-helix transcriptional regulator, which produces MPTIDSEISMFVDHAPFAALQPDMTRRPLVKRGAVTMTLDPIEFRWNGERITLSRVEATLLATLMRRSRLSWDVTAAVLADAGSCPDSRDVLIHRIRRKFADLGAADPIETVRGWGIRFRTEADRNGSTAFWIGASETETVLN; this is translated from the coding sequence ATGCCGACGATCGATAGCGAGATAAGCATGTTCGTCGATCACGCCCCCTTTGCCGCCCTACAGCCCGACATGACGCGGCGTCCGCTGGTGAAGCGTGGCGCGGTCACCATGACGCTCGACCCGATCGAGTTTCGCTGGAACGGCGAACGCATCACTCTGTCGCGGGTCGAGGCGACGCTGTTGGCCACGCTGATGCGCCGCAGCCGGCTGAGCTGGGACGTCACCGCGGCGGTGCTGGCTGACGCGGGCAGCTGTCCCGACAGCCGCGACGTGCTGATCCACCGCATCCGCCGGAAGTTCGCCGATCTCGGCGCCGCCGACCCGATCGAGACGGTCCGCGGCTGGGGCATCCGTTTCCGCACCGAGGCCGACCGCAATGGGTCGACCGCCTTCTGGATCGGTGCCAGCGAAACCGAAACGGTTCTGAACTGA
- a CDS encoding type II toxin-antitoxin system HicA family toxin produces the protein MKSRDVIARIEAAGWVRVRQAGSHIQFRHPTRLGTVTVPHPKSDLAIGTLKSIERQSGVALR, from the coding sequence GTGAAGAGCCGCGATGTCATCGCTAGAATCGAAGCCGCGGGCTGGGTTCGCGTGCGGCAGGCCGGCAGCCATATTCAGTTCCGCCATCCCACGCGCCTCGGAACGGTCACGGTGCCCCATCCGAAATCCGATCTGGCGATCGGAACGCTCAAAAGCATCGAGCGCCAGAGCGGTGTAGCGTTGCGATGA
- the rplK gene encoding 50S ribosomal protein L11, producing the protein MAKKITGYIKLQVPAGAANPSPPIGPALGQRGVNIMEFCKAFNAATGDMEKGSPLPTVITVYADRSFSFETKTPPATFLIKKALNLKSGSKEPGKVVAGKIKRSQLAEIAEAKMKDLNANDIEAATKIIEGSARAMGLEVVEG; encoded by the coding sequence ATGGCCAAGAAGATTACCGGCTATATCAAGCTGCAGGTGCCCGCCGGCGCTGCCAACCCGTCGCCGCCGATCGGCCCGGCGCTGGGTCAGCGCGGCGTCAACATCATGGAGTTCTGCAAGGCGTTCAACGCCGCGACGGGCGACATGGAAAAGGGCTCGCCGCTGCCCACCGTCATCACCGTCTATGCCGACCGTTCGTTCTCGTTCGAAACGAAGACGCCGCCGGCCACCTTCCTCATCAAGAAGGCGCTGAACCTGAAGTCGGGCTCGAAGGAGCCGGGCAAGGTCGTCGCCGGCAAGATCAAGCGCTCGCAGCTCGCTGAGATCGCGGAAGCCAAGATGAAGGATCTGAACGCCAACGACATCGAAGCGGCGACGAAGATCATCGAAGGTTCGGCCCGCGCGATGGGCCTCGAAGTGGTGGAGGGCTAA
- a CDS encoding response regulator transcription factor, producing the protein MIRFLICDDEPLAVERLRDLVGRVDGAEVAGTATDGRTAIAEVERLTPDALLLDIEMPALDGFDVVEALAKAGGPTPLIVFVTAYPNFAAHAFDTGAIDFLTKPVRLARLDTAVDRVRRAIGDREAATRLAELARQIDALRAEQGGGSANGSSHLWVQRRGENLRLDLGHVDRVQSEGEYVRIFQGDASYLHREPISSLIERFDPARFVRIHRSHIVNRDRVASIRRRPAGGYTIVTDRGEELPVGRNYRTVVRDLVQD; encoded by the coding sequence ATGATCCGGTTCCTCATCTGCGACGACGAACCTCTGGCCGTCGAGCGGTTGCGCGATCTGGTCGGGCGGGTCGACGGGGCGGAGGTTGCCGGGACCGCGACCGATGGACGCACCGCGATCGCCGAGGTCGAGCGGCTGACGCCCGATGCACTGCTGCTCGATATCGAGATGCCCGCGCTCGACGGCTTCGACGTGGTCGAGGCGCTGGCGAAGGCGGGCGGGCCGACGCCGCTGATCGTGTTCGTCACGGCCTATCCCAATTTCGCGGCCCATGCGTTCGACACCGGTGCGATCGATTTCCTGACCAAGCCCGTACGGCTCGCCCGGCTCGACACTGCGGTCGATCGCGTGCGGCGCGCGATCGGGGATCGCGAGGCGGCGACGCGGCTGGCCGAGCTTGCTCGCCAGATCGATGCGTTGCGCGCCGAACAGGGCGGTGGCAGCGCCAACGGCAGCAGCCACTTGTGGGTGCAGCGGCGAGGCGAAAACCTGCGGCTCGACCTGGGACATGTCGATCGGGTGCAGTCGGAAGGCGAGTATGTTCGAATCTTCCAGGGCGATGCCAGCTATCTGCACCGCGAACCGATCAGCAGCCTGATCGAACGATTCGATCCCGCCCGCTTCGTGCGCATCCATCGTTCGCACATCGTCAATCGCGACCGCGTCGCGTCGATCCGCCGGCGCCCGGCGGGGGGCTATACCATCGTCACCGATCGCGGCGAGGAACTGCCGGTCGGACGGAACTATCGCACGGTGGTGCGCGATCTTGTCCAGGATTGA
- the rplA gene encoding 50S ribosomal protein L1: MAKLSKKQKAWTVDAEKLHGVDEAIGIVKSNATAKFDETIEVALNLGVDPRHADQMVRGVVTLPKGTGKTVRVGVFAKGAKADEARAAGADVVGAEDLMETVQGGTIDFDRCIATPDMMGVVGRLGKVLGPKGLMPNPKLGTVTMNVAEAVKAAKGGQIEYRVEKAGIIHAGLGKASFPAEDLRANFDALVDAVVKAKPSGAKGKYLRKVALSSSMGPGVKVDVAEVASA; encoded by the coding sequence ATGGCCAAGCTGAGCAAGAAGCAGAAGGCCTGGACCGTCGACGCGGAGAAGCTCCACGGCGTCGACGAAGCCATCGGCATCGTGAAGTCCAATGCCACCGCCAAGTTCGACGAGACGATCGAAGTCGCGCTGAACCTGGGCGTCGATCCGCGCCACGCCGACCAGATGGTCCGCGGCGTCGTCACGCTGCCCAAGGGCACCGGCAAGACCGTGCGCGTCGGCGTGTTCGCCAAGGGTGCGAAGGCTGACGAAGCCCGCGCCGCAGGGGCCGACGTCGTCGGTGCCGAAGACCTGATGGAAACCGTCCAGGGCGGCACCATCGACTTCGATCGCTGCATCGCGACCCCGGACATGATGGGCGTCGTCGGTCGTCTCGGTAAGGTTCTCGGTCCGAAGGGCCTGATGCCGAACCCGAAGCTGGGCACCGTCACGATGAACGTCGCCGAAGCCGTCAAGGCGGCCAAGGGCGGCCAGATCGAATATCGCGTCGAAAAGGCGGGCATCATCCACGCCGGCCTGGGCAAGGCGAGCTTCCCGGCAGAGGACCTGCGCGCGAACTTCGACGCGCTGGTAGACGCGGTGGTGAAGGCCAAGCCGTCGGGCGCCAAGGGCAAGTATCTGCGCAAGGTCGCGCTGAGCTCGTCGATGGGCCCGGGCGTGAAGGTGGATGTCGCGGAGGTAGCGTCGGCGTAA